A part of Setaria viridis chromosome 8, Setaria_viridis_v4.0, whole genome shotgun sequence genomic DNA contains:
- the LOC117833038 gene encoding disease resistance protein Pik-1 isoform X5, protein MEKRFAVTAATGALGPVLVKLAALLGDEYKLQEGTRRGIESIKSELEPVHHLLWKLWGSLDLDVACKNWMTEARELSYDMEDDIDGFTLGLERGDCSFIQREATDSPFKEFMERVKDVSKRCGEMQKIGDGIICNRSKLTTDPRALFLHKDASELVGMEPKKKEIIQLLQKNEMVCILGAGGMGKTTLADLVYHAVGDEFQCRAFVSVHPSPNMTEILGIILSQVTDCAMFAGSGTEPAAEQNMVTDISISLSEKSGTEPAAEQNDFIKGISNFLSDKRYLVILDDIWDWEEWKVIRKALPKNNLGCKLIMTTRVRSIAEKCETEQGARVYEQEFGIAEAGRLSAMRLRKYVVRRRKFGRAKALSIMRDNINYEIPGMCGGAPFDYCPLAVICLSSAWAAERQHHREFNTWARHILDDGFLSTPSLKPLVQSLCLGFDDLPVQLRTCLLYCTIYPRRYRFDKGCMVRKWIAEGFVSQVEVAEAYFDKLFSRNLLQRHEGEYAVHPIMRAFLVWKAKEDNFIAYDGNQRKGVIRRLSLSTDDEDVLDEDVLSHTRSLVVCGQDEDELDVPFKAIKKLRVLEIYRSDCAQNGDMVDICGLIWLKYLVINSCYQITELPREIGRLQNLETLYVAGTGISKLPTEIGKLQHLETLDVSDTEVTELTWIEKLQYLKTLDVSGTQVTELPREIKNLERLETLDVSCTEVAELPREIKNLERLETLDVHCTEVAELPREIKNLERLETLDVSHTKVTELPRWIEKLQSLKTLDVSSTKVTELPREIKNLERLETLDISETLVRELPKEIGQLQHLRTLDIRGTNVRELSCSKDTNPLLRVVVNMDKLMSPLGVISSSGAEEVISSSSEANCRDDLSILILFNHFGLRCEVLPVRMLRVAGRHMKVPQWVKQDLCNVCSLDIRIYKLVHEDLEFLKMQMPNLQALQLRFEVLPREPVAITDGGFSKLETFYVDCRLPRVITFGEGAMPKLKHLEFKFYTGTASQDYYMGIKHLDSLEKVVFRCSEYNRSDSPGIRETIDVLINEAAEHPNKITLWVNKMERKVFRSGEFEEWEKEFEKKEKIIEKREKVIEAKRKQKRIEEQRLRLSTAAEGRAQRDRNNARAGIEKEIQERICNLEIRERRLREEERYYNIQSVRTLDYDYDYLRTNGGHPWMMSD, encoded by the exons ATGGAGAAGCGGTTTGCCGTGACCGCAGCAACCGGGGCGTTGGGGCCGGTCCTGGTGAAGCTCGCTGCTTTGCTGGGTGATGAGTACAAGCTTCAGGAGGGAACCCGGCGAGGCATCGAGTCCATCAAATCCGAGCTCGAGCCAGTTCACCATCTCCTGTGGAAGTTATGGGGGAGCTTGGATCTTGATGTGGCATGCAAGAACTGGATGACAGAGGCCCGAGAGCTGTCCTACGACATGGAGGACGACATCGACGGCTTCACTCTCGGATTGGAGCGTGGTGACTGCAGCTTCATCCAGCGGGAAGCCACGGACAGCCCTTTCAAGGAATTCATGGAAAGGGTCAAAGATGTATCGAAGCGGTGCGGCGAGATGCAGAAGATTGGCGACGGCATCATCTGCAACCGTAGCAAGCTGACCACCGACCCTCGAGCTCTCTTCCTCCACAAGGATGCATCGGAGCTCGTGGGCATGGAACCAAAAAAGAAGGAGATCATCCAATTGCTTCAGAAGAACGAAATGGTATGCATTCTTGGAGCTGGAGGGATGGGGAAAACAACTCTTGCGGACCTGGTGTATCACGCAGTAGGAGATGAATTCCAATGCCGGGCTTTCGTGTCCGTGCACCCAAGTCCTAACATGACGGAGATTCTGGGTATCATCCTCAGCCAAGTAACAGATTGTGCAATGTTTGCTGGCAGTGGCACCGAACCTGCAGCCGAACAAAATATGGTCACCGACATATCAATTTCCCTCTCTGAGAAGAG TGGCACTGAACCTGCAGCCGAGCAAAATGATTTCATCAAAGGCATATCAAATTTCCTCTCTGACAAGAG ATACCTGGTCATATTAGATGACATTTGGGACTGGGAAGAATGGAAAGTCATCCGTAAGGCTCTTCCCAAGAATAATCTGGGCTGTAAATTAATAATGACGACCCGGGTCAGGAGTATAGCTGAGAAATGTGAAACTGAACAAGGTGCACGTGTGTACGAACAGGAGTTTGGTATTGCGGAAGCTGGAAGACTATCAGCTATGAGACTGAGGAAATATGTCGTGCGGAGGCGGAAGTTTGGTCGTGCGAAGGCGCTGTCCATTATGAGAGACAACATCAATTATGAGATTCCGGGTATGTGCGGCGGGGCACCATTTGATTATTGTCCGCTAGCAGTAATCTGTTTGTCGTCAGCATGGGCAGCAGAGAGACAACATCATCGGGAATTTAATACATGGGCGAGGCACATTCTGGATGATGGGTTTCTGAGTACTCCATCCTTGAAACCACTGGTCCAGAGTCTATGCCTTGGTTTCGACGATCTTCCCGTTCAGCTGAGGACTTGCTTGCTATACTGTACCATATATCCTCGGCGGTACAGGTTTGATAAGGGATGCATGGTGAGAAAATGGATTGCTGAAGGATTTGTTTCGCAAGTTGAAGTAGCAGAAGCTTACTTTGACAAGCTTTTCTCCAGGAATCTGTTGCAGCGGCACGAGGGGGAGTACGCAGTTCACCCCATTATGAGAGCCTTCCTCGTGTGGAAAGCAAAGGAAGATAATTTTATTGCTTACGACGGGAATCAGCGGAAGGGGGTGATCCGTCGTCTTTCTCTCAGCACGGATGATGAGGATGTGCTGGATGAGGATGTGCTGTCTCATACTCGCTCCCTTGTTGTTTGTGGTCAAGATGAGGATGAGCTGGATGTCCCCTTCAAGGCGATCAAAAAGCTGCGAGTGCTAGAAATATATCGCAGCGATTGTGCACAGAATGGTGATATGGTGGATATATGTGGGCTGATCTGGCTCAAGTATCTGGTTATTAATAGCTGCTATCAAATCACAGAGCTCCCACGGGAGATTGGGAGACTGCAGAATCTGGAGACCCTGTACGTGGCAGGTACAGGGATTAGTAAACTACCAACGGAAATTGGGAAACTGCAGCACTTAGAGACTCTGGATGTAAgtgacacagaggtcacggagCTGACGTGGATCGAGAAATTGCAATATTTGAAGACTCTGGATGTAAGTGGCACACAGGTCACGGAGCTACCAAGGGAAATCAAGAACCTTGAGCGTTTGGAGACTCTGGATGTAAGTTGCACAGAGGTCGCGGAGCTACCAAGGGAAATCAAGAACCTTGAGCGTTTGGAGACTCTGGATGTACATTGCACAGAGGTCGCGGAGCTACCAAGGGAAATCAAGAACCTTGAGCGTTTGGAGACTCTGGATGTAAGTCACACAAAGGTCACCGAGCTGCCTAGGTGGATCGAGAAATTGCAATCTTTGAAGACTCTGGATGTAAGTAGCACAAAGGTCACGGAGCTACCACGGGAAATCAAGAACCTTGAGCGTTTGGAGACTCTGGATATAAGTGAGACACTGGTGAGAGAGTTGCCTAAGGAAATCGGGCAACTGCAGCATCTGAGGACTCTGGACATAAGAGGTACTAATGTCCGAGAGCTATCCTGCAGTAAAGACACGAATCCGTTATTACGTGTGGTTGTTAATATGGACAAGTTGATGTCGCCTCTGGGTGTTATTAGCTCAAGTGGTGCTGAAGAGGTTATTAGTTCCTCTTCTGAAGCAAACTGCAGGGATGACCTATCCATCCTCATCCTCTTTAACCATTTCGGCTTGAGGTGTGAAGTCCTACCAGTTAGGATGCTTAGAGTTGCCGGGAGACACATGAAAGTCCCGCAGTGGGTCAAGCAAGACTTGTGCAATGTCTGCTCCTTAGATATCAGGATCTACAAACTTGTGCACGAAGACCTCGAGTTTCTGAAGATGCAGATGCCCAACCTGCAGGCTCTCCAACTCAGGTTCGAGGTCCTCCCACGGGAGCCGGTTGCCATCACTGATGGAGGGTTCTCAAAGCTGGAGACGTTCTACGTTGATTGCCGTCTGCCACGGGTGATCACCTTCGGGGAAGGAGCGATGCCGAAGCTGAAACATCTTGAGTTCAAGTTCTACACCGGCACAGCAAGTCAAGACTACTACATGGGCATCAAGCATCTCGACAGTCTTGAGAAGGTCGTGTTCCGATGCTCCGAGTACAATAGAAGTGACAGTCCGGGCATCCGCGAGACAATTGATGTACTGATAAATGAAGCCGCGGAGCACCCCAACAAGATCACCCTTTGGGTCAATAAAATGGAACGTAAGGTTTTCCGCAGCGGTGAATTTGAAGAATGGGAAAAAGAAtttgagaaaaaggaaaaaataattgagaaaagggaaaaggtaATCGAGGCAAAGCGGAAACAAAAACGCATTGAGGAACAACGTCTTCGACTATCGACGGCAGCAGAGGGGCGAGCTCAGCGGGACAGAAACAACGCAAGGGCTGGAATTGAAAAGGAAATTCAAGAAAGGATATGCAATCTTGAAATCAGGGAACGACGATTGAGGGAAGAAGAGCGCTACTATAACATACAATCTGTACGCACACTTGATTATGATTATGATTatttgaggaccaatggtggtcacccttggatgatgagtgattga
- the LOC117833038 gene encoding disease resistance protein Pik-1 isoform X6: MEKRFAVTAATGALGPVLVKLAALLGDEYKLQEGTRRGIESIKSELEPVHHLLWKLWGSLDLDVACKNWMTEARELSYDMEDDIDGFTLGLERGDCSFIQREATDSPFKEFMERVKDVSKRCGEMQKIGDGIICNRSKLTTDPRALFLHKDASELVGMEPKKKEIIQLLQKNEMVCILGAGGMGKTTLADLVYHAVGDEFQCRAFVSVHPSPNMTEILGIILSQVTDCAMFAGSGTEPAAEQNMVTDISISLSEKSSGTEPAAEQNDFIKGISNFLSDKRYLVILDDIWDWEEWKVIRKALPKNNLGCKLIMTTRVRSIAEKCETEQGARVYEQEFGIAEAGRLSAMRLRKYVVRRRKFGRAKALSIMRDNINYEIPGMCGGAPFDYCPLAVICLSSAWAAERQHHREFNTWARHILDDGFLSTPSLKPLVQSLCLGFDDLPVQLRTCLLYCTIYPRRYRFDKGCMVRKWIAEGFVSQVEVAEAYFDKLFSRNLLQRHEGEYAVHPIMRAFLVWKAKEDNFIAYDGNQRKGVIRRLSLSTDDEDVLDEDVLSHTRSLVVCGQDEDELDVPFKAIKKLRVLEIYRSDCAQNGDMVDICGLIWLKYLVINSCYQITELPREIGRLQNLETLYVAGTGISKLPTEIGKLQHLETLDVSDTEVTELTWIEKLQYLKTLDVSGTQVTELPREIKNLERLETLDVSCTEVAELPREIKNLERLETLDVHCTEVAELPREIKNLERLETLDVSHTKVTELPRWIEKLQSLKTLDVSSTKVTELPREIKNLERLETLDISETLVRELPKEIGQLQHLRTLDIRGTNVRELSCSKDTNPLLRVVVNMDKLMSPLGVISSSGAEEVISSSSEANCRDDLSILILFNHFGLRCEVLPVRMLRVAGRHMKVPQWVKQDLCNVCSLDIRIYKLVHEDLEFLKMQMPNLQALQLRFEVLPREPVAITDGGFSKLETFYVDCRLPRVITFGEGAMPKLKHLEFKFYTGTASQDYYMGIKHLDSLEKVVFRCSEYNRSDSPGIRETIDVLINEAAEHPNKITLWVNKMERKVFRSGEFEEWEKEFEKKEKIIEKREKVIEAKRKQKRIEEQRLRLSTAAEGRAQRDRNNARAGIEKEIQERICNLEIRERRLREEERYYNIQSV; encoded by the exons ATGGAGAAGCGGTTTGCCGTGACCGCAGCAACCGGGGCGTTGGGGCCGGTCCTGGTGAAGCTCGCTGCTTTGCTGGGTGATGAGTACAAGCTTCAGGAGGGAACCCGGCGAGGCATCGAGTCCATCAAATCCGAGCTCGAGCCAGTTCACCATCTCCTGTGGAAGTTATGGGGGAGCTTGGATCTTGATGTGGCATGCAAGAACTGGATGACAGAGGCCCGAGAGCTGTCCTACGACATGGAGGACGACATCGACGGCTTCACTCTCGGATTGGAGCGTGGTGACTGCAGCTTCATCCAGCGGGAAGCCACGGACAGCCCTTTCAAGGAATTCATGGAAAGGGTCAAAGATGTATCGAAGCGGTGCGGCGAGATGCAGAAGATTGGCGACGGCATCATCTGCAACCGTAGCAAGCTGACCACCGACCCTCGAGCTCTCTTCCTCCACAAGGATGCATCGGAGCTCGTGGGCATGGAACCAAAAAAGAAGGAGATCATCCAATTGCTTCAGAAGAACGAAATGGTATGCATTCTTGGAGCTGGAGGGATGGGGAAAACAACTCTTGCGGACCTGGTGTATCACGCAGTAGGAGATGAATTCCAATGCCGGGCTTTCGTGTCCGTGCACCCAAGTCCTAACATGACGGAGATTCTGGGTATCATCCTCAGCCAAGTAACAGATTGTGCAATGTTTGCTGGCAGTGGCACCGAACCTGCAGCCGAACAAAATATGGTCACCGACATATCAATTTCCCTCTCTGAGAAGAG CAGTGGCACTGAACCTGCAGCCGAGCAAAATGATTTCATCAAAGGCATATCAAATTTCCTCTCTGACAAGAG ATACCTGGTCATATTAGATGACATTTGGGACTGGGAAGAATGGAAAGTCATCCGTAAGGCTCTTCCCAAGAATAATCTGGGCTGTAAATTAATAATGACGACCCGGGTCAGGAGTATAGCTGAGAAATGTGAAACTGAACAAGGTGCACGTGTGTACGAACAGGAGTTTGGTATTGCGGAAGCTGGAAGACTATCAGCTATGAGACTGAGGAAATATGTCGTGCGGAGGCGGAAGTTTGGTCGTGCGAAGGCGCTGTCCATTATGAGAGACAACATCAATTATGAGATTCCGGGTATGTGCGGCGGGGCACCATTTGATTATTGTCCGCTAGCAGTAATCTGTTTGTCGTCAGCATGGGCAGCAGAGAGACAACATCATCGGGAATTTAATACATGGGCGAGGCACATTCTGGATGATGGGTTTCTGAGTACTCCATCCTTGAAACCACTGGTCCAGAGTCTATGCCTTGGTTTCGACGATCTTCCCGTTCAGCTGAGGACTTGCTTGCTATACTGTACCATATATCCTCGGCGGTACAGGTTTGATAAGGGATGCATGGTGAGAAAATGGATTGCTGAAGGATTTGTTTCGCAAGTTGAAGTAGCAGAAGCTTACTTTGACAAGCTTTTCTCCAGGAATCTGTTGCAGCGGCACGAGGGGGAGTACGCAGTTCACCCCATTATGAGAGCCTTCCTCGTGTGGAAAGCAAAGGAAGATAATTTTATTGCTTACGACGGGAATCAGCGGAAGGGGGTGATCCGTCGTCTTTCTCTCAGCACGGATGATGAGGATGTGCTGGATGAGGATGTGCTGTCTCATACTCGCTCCCTTGTTGTTTGTGGTCAAGATGAGGATGAGCTGGATGTCCCCTTCAAGGCGATCAAAAAGCTGCGAGTGCTAGAAATATATCGCAGCGATTGTGCACAGAATGGTGATATGGTGGATATATGTGGGCTGATCTGGCTCAAGTATCTGGTTATTAATAGCTGCTATCAAATCACAGAGCTCCCACGGGAGATTGGGAGACTGCAGAATCTGGAGACCCTGTACGTGGCAGGTACAGGGATTAGTAAACTACCAACGGAAATTGGGAAACTGCAGCACTTAGAGACTCTGGATGTAAgtgacacagaggtcacggagCTGACGTGGATCGAGAAATTGCAATATTTGAAGACTCTGGATGTAAGTGGCACACAGGTCACGGAGCTACCAAGGGAAATCAAGAACCTTGAGCGTTTGGAGACTCTGGATGTAAGTTGCACAGAGGTCGCGGAGCTACCAAGGGAAATCAAGAACCTTGAGCGTTTGGAGACTCTGGATGTACATTGCACAGAGGTCGCGGAGCTACCAAGGGAAATCAAGAACCTTGAGCGTTTGGAGACTCTGGATGTAAGTCACACAAAGGTCACCGAGCTGCCTAGGTGGATCGAGAAATTGCAATCTTTGAAGACTCTGGATGTAAGTAGCACAAAGGTCACGGAGCTACCACGGGAAATCAAGAACCTTGAGCGTTTGGAGACTCTGGATATAAGTGAGACACTGGTGAGAGAGTTGCCTAAGGAAATCGGGCAACTGCAGCATCTGAGGACTCTGGACATAAGAGGTACTAATGTCCGAGAGCTATCCTGCAGTAAAGACACGAATCCGTTATTACGTGTGGTTGTTAATATGGACAAGTTGATGTCGCCTCTGGGTGTTATTAGCTCAAGTGGTGCTGAAGAGGTTATTAGTTCCTCTTCTGAAGCAAACTGCAGGGATGACCTATCCATCCTCATCCTCTTTAACCATTTCGGCTTGAGGTGTGAAGTCCTACCAGTTAGGATGCTTAGAGTTGCCGGGAGACACATGAAAGTCCCGCAGTGGGTCAAGCAAGACTTGTGCAATGTCTGCTCCTTAGATATCAGGATCTACAAACTTGTGCACGAAGACCTCGAGTTTCTGAAGATGCAGATGCCCAACCTGCAGGCTCTCCAACTCAGGTTCGAGGTCCTCCCACGGGAGCCGGTTGCCATCACTGATGGAGGGTTCTCAAAGCTGGAGACGTTCTACGTTGATTGCCGTCTGCCACGGGTGATCACCTTCGGGGAAGGAGCGATGCCGAAGCTGAAACATCTTGAGTTCAAGTTCTACACCGGCACAGCAAGTCAAGACTACTACATGGGCATCAAGCATCTCGACAGTCTTGAGAAGGTCGTGTTCCGATGCTCCGAGTACAATAGAAGTGACAGTCCGGGCATCCGCGAGACAATTGATGTACTGATAAATGAAGCCGCGGAGCACCCCAACAAGATCACCCTTTGGGTCAATAAAATGGAACGTAAGGTTTTCCGCAGCGGTGAATTTGAAGAATGGGAAAAAGAAtttgagaaaaaggaaaaaataattgagaaaagggaaaaggtaATCGAGGCAAAGCGGAAACAAAAACGCATTGAGGAACAACGTCTTCGACTATCGACGGCAGCAGAGGGGCGAGCTCAGCGGGACAGAAACAACGCAAGGGCTGGAATTGAAAAGGAAATTCAAGAAAGGATATGCAATCTTGAAATCAGGGAACGACGATTGAGGGAAGAAGAGCGCTACTATAACATACAATCT gtgtag
- the LOC117833038 gene encoding disease resistance protein Pik-1 isoform X4 translates to MEKRFAVTAATGALGPVLVKLAALLGDEYKLQEGTRRGIESIKSELEPVHHLLWKLWGSLDLDVACKNWMTEARELSYDMEDDIDGFTLGLERGDCSFIQREATDSPFKEFMERVKDVSKRCGEMQKIGDGIICNRSKLTTDPRALFLHKDASELVGMEPKKKEIIQLLQKNEMVCILGAGGMGKTTLADLVYHAVGDEFQCRAFVSVHPSPNMTEILGIILSQVTDCAMFAGSGTEPAAEQNMVTDISISLSEKSSGTEPAAEQNDFIKGISNFLSDKRYLVILDDIWDWEEWKVIRKALPKNNLGCKLIMTTRVRSIAEKCETEQGARVYEQEFGIAEAGRLSAMRLRKYVVRRRKFGRAKALSIMRDNINYEIPGMCGGAPFDYCPLAVICLSSAWAAERQHHREFNTWARHILDDGFLSTPSLKPLVQSLCLGFDDLPVQLRTCLLYCTIYPRRYRFDKGCMVRKWIAEGFVSQVEVAEAYFDKLFSRNLLQRHEGEYAVHPIMRAFLVWKAKEDNFIAYDGNQRKGVIRRLSLSTDDEDVLDEDVLSHTRSLVVCGQDEDELDVPFKAIKKLRVLEIYRSDCAQNGDMVDICGLIWLKYLVINSCYQITELPREIGRLQNLETLYVAGTGISKLPTEIGKLQHLETLDVSDTEVTELTWIEKLQYLKTLDVSGTQVTELPREIKNLERLETLDVSCTEVAELPREIKNLERLETLDVHCTEVAELPREIKNLERLETLDVSHTKVTELPRWIEKLQSLKTLDVSSTKVTELPREIKNLERLETLDISETLVRELPKEIGQLQHLRTLDIRGTNVRELSCSKDTNPLLRVVVNMDKLMSPLGVISSSGAEEVISSSSEANCRDDLSILILFNHFGLRCEVLPVRMLRVAGRHMKVPQWVKQDLCNVCSLDIRIYKLVHEDLEFLKMQMPNLQALQLRFEVLPREPVAITDGGFSKLETFYVDCRLPRVITFGEGAMPKLKHLEFKFYTGTASQDYYMGIKHLDSLEKVVFRCSEYNRSDSPGIRETIDVLINEAAEHPNKITLWVNKMERKVFRSGEFEEWEKEFEKKEKIIEKREKVIEAKRKQKRIEEQRLRLSTAAEGRAQRDRNNARAGIEKEIQERICNLEIRERRLREEERYYNIQSVRTLDYDYDYLRTNGGHPWMMSD, encoded by the exons ATGGAGAAGCGGTTTGCCGTGACCGCAGCAACCGGGGCGTTGGGGCCGGTCCTGGTGAAGCTCGCTGCTTTGCTGGGTGATGAGTACAAGCTTCAGGAGGGAACCCGGCGAGGCATCGAGTCCATCAAATCCGAGCTCGAGCCAGTTCACCATCTCCTGTGGAAGTTATGGGGGAGCTTGGATCTTGATGTGGCATGCAAGAACTGGATGACAGAGGCCCGAGAGCTGTCCTACGACATGGAGGACGACATCGACGGCTTCACTCTCGGATTGGAGCGTGGTGACTGCAGCTTCATCCAGCGGGAAGCCACGGACAGCCCTTTCAAGGAATTCATGGAAAGGGTCAAAGATGTATCGAAGCGGTGCGGCGAGATGCAGAAGATTGGCGACGGCATCATCTGCAACCGTAGCAAGCTGACCACCGACCCTCGAGCTCTCTTCCTCCACAAGGATGCATCGGAGCTCGTGGGCATGGAACCAAAAAAGAAGGAGATCATCCAATTGCTTCAGAAGAACGAAATGGTATGCATTCTTGGAGCTGGAGGGATGGGGAAAACAACTCTTGCGGACCTGGTGTATCACGCAGTAGGAGATGAATTCCAATGCCGGGCTTTCGTGTCCGTGCACCCAAGTCCTAACATGACGGAGATTCTGGGTATCATCCTCAGCCAAGTAACAGATTGTGCAATGTTTGCTGGCAGTGGCACCGAACCTGCAGCCGAACAAAATATGGTCACCGACATATCAATTTCCCTCTCTGAGAAGAG CAGTGGCACTGAACCTGCAGCCGAGCAAAATGATTTCATCAAAGGCATATCAAATTTCCTCTCTGACAAGAG ATACCTGGTCATATTAGATGACATTTGGGACTGGGAAGAATGGAAAGTCATCCGTAAGGCTCTTCCCAAGAATAATCTGGGCTGTAAATTAATAATGACGACCCGGGTCAGGAGTATAGCTGAGAAATGTGAAACTGAACAAGGTGCACGTGTGTACGAACAGGAGTTTGGTATTGCGGAAGCTGGAAGACTATCAGCTATGAGACTGAGGAAATATGTCGTGCGGAGGCGGAAGTTTGGTCGTGCGAAGGCGCTGTCCATTATGAGAGACAACATCAATTATGAGATTCCGGGTATGTGCGGCGGGGCACCATTTGATTATTGTCCGCTAGCAGTAATCTGTTTGTCGTCAGCATGGGCAGCAGAGAGACAACATCATCGGGAATTTAATACATGGGCGAGGCACATTCTGGATGATGGGTTTCTGAGTACTCCATCCTTGAAACCACTGGTCCAGAGTCTATGCCTTGGTTTCGACGATCTTCCCGTTCAGCTGAGGACTTGCTTGCTATACTGTACCATATATCCTCGGCGGTACAGGTTTGATAAGGGATGCATGGTGAGAAAATGGATTGCTGAAGGATTTGTTTCGCAAGTTGAAGTAGCAGAAGCTTACTTTGACAAGCTTTTCTCCAGGAATCTGTTGCAGCGGCACGAGGGGGAGTACGCAGTTCACCCCATTATGAGAGCCTTCCTCGTGTGGAAAGCAAAGGAAGATAATTTTATTGCTTACGACGGGAATCAGCGGAAGGGGGTGATCCGTCGTCTTTCTCTCAGCACGGATGATGAGGATGTGCTGGATGAGGATGTGCTGTCTCATACTCGCTCCCTTGTTGTTTGTGGTCAAGATGAGGATGAGCTGGATGTCCCCTTCAAGGCGATCAAAAAGCTGCGAGTGCTAGAAATATATCGCAGCGATTGTGCACAGAATGGTGATATGGTGGATATATGTGGGCTGATCTGGCTCAAGTATCTGGTTATTAATAGCTGCTATCAAATCACAGAGCTCCCACGGGAGATTGGGAGACTGCAGAATCTGGAGACCCTGTACGTGGCAGGTACAGGGATTAGTAAACTACCAACGGAAATTGGGAAACTGCAGCACTTAGAGACTCTGGATGTAAgtgacacagaggtcacggagCTGACGTGGATCGAGAAATTGCAATATTTGAAGACTCTGGATGTAAGTGGCACACAGGTCACGGAGCTACCAAGGGAAATCAAGAACCTTGAGCGTTTGGAGACTCTGGATGTAAGTTGCACAGAGGTCGCGGAGCTACCAAGGGAAATCAAGAACCTTGAGCGTTTGGAGACTCTGGATGTACATTGCACAGAGGTCGCGGAGCTACCAAGGGAAATCAAGAACCTTGAGCGTTTGGAGACTCTGGATGTAAGTCACACAAAGGTCACCGAGCTGCCTAGGTGGATCGAGAAATTGCAATCTTTGAAGACTCTGGATGTAAGTAGCACAAAGGTCACGGAGCTACCACGGGAAATCAAGAACCTTGAGCGTTTGGAGACTCTGGATATAAGTGAGACACTGGTGAGAGAGTTGCCTAAGGAAATCGGGCAACTGCAGCATCTGAGGACTCTGGACATAAGAGGTACTAATGTCCGAGAGCTATCCTGCAGTAAAGACACGAATCCGTTATTACGTGTGGTTGTTAATATGGACAAGTTGATGTCGCCTCTGGGTGTTATTAGCTCAAGTGGTGCTGAAGAGGTTATTAGTTCCTCTTCTGAAGCAAACTGCAGGGATGACCTATCCATCCTCATCCTCTTTAACCATTTCGGCTTGAGGTGTGAAGTCCTACCAGTTAGGATGCTTAGAGTTGCCGGGAGACACATGAAAGTCCCGCAGTGGGTCAAGCAAGACTTGTGCAATGTCTGCTCCTTAGATATCAGGATCTACAAACTTGTGCACGAAGACCTCGAGTTTCTGAAGATGCAGATGCCCAACCTGCAGGCTCTCCAACTCAGGTTCGAGGTCCTCCCACGGGAGCCGGTTGCCATCACTGATGGAGGGTTCTCAAAGCTGGAGACGTTCTACGTTGATTGCCGTCTGCCACGGGTGATCACCTTCGGGGAAGGAGCGATGCCGAAGCTGAAACATCTTGAGTTCAAGTTCTACACCGGCACAGCAAGTCAAGACTACTACATGGGCATCAAGCATCTCGACAGTCTTGAGAAGGTCGTGTTCCGATGCTCCGAGTACAATAGAAGTGACAGTCCGGGCATCCGCGAGACAATTGATGTACTGATAAATGAAGCCGCGGAGCACCCCAACAAGATCACCCTTTGGGTCAATAAAATGGAACGTAAGGTTTTCCGCAGCGGTGAATTTGAAGAATGGGAAAAAGAAtttgagaaaaaggaaaaaataattgagaaaagggaaaaggtaATCGAGGCAAAGCGGAAACAAAAACGCATTGAGGAACAACGTCTTCGACTATCGACGGCAGCAGAGGGGCGAGCTCAGCGGGACAGAAACAACGCAAGGGCTGGAATTGAAAAGGAAATTCAAGAAAGGATATGCAATCTTGAAATCAGGGAACGACGATTGAGGGAAGAAGAGCGCTACTATAACATACAATCTGTACGCACACTTGATTATGATTATGATTatttgaggaccaatggtggtcacccttggatgatgagtgattga